The proteins below are encoded in one region of Longimicrobium sp.:
- a CDS encoding glycosyl hydrolase produces the protein MIEAVMLWNEPNNMSHWDFGIDQGWRIYADMVRRAGAAVRAEKPGLTRVLGGMSPIDPGFVSHLRQQGALDEVDVVAVHGFPLDWNLWSVDDWPMKLQSVRDVTDRPVWVTEVGVSTYANEEVQRLGLEKTAGMLIGRAERVHWYSLFDLPRAWGATTRHKEREGSSYFRHFHMGLVRPDGTPKKALRTFAEYAPELGLCQWFHYEDPRLDDAVRWFRELGVKKVRTGLAWSDDHDRDAEAWFDRQMAALEEFDVTVTFCFTPECRGVVPHHTSPPRVVDEFADFCARMVRRYG, from the coding sequence GTGATCGAGGCGGTGATGCTCTGGAACGAGCCGAACAACATGTCCCACTGGGACTTCGGCATCGACCAGGGCTGGCGGATCTACGCGGACATGGTGAGGCGCGCCGGGGCCGCCGTGCGCGCGGAGAAGCCCGGCCTCACCCGTGTGCTGGGGGGGATGAGCCCCATCGACCCCGGCTTCGTGTCGCACCTCCGGCAGCAGGGCGCGCTGGACGAGGTCGACGTGGTGGCCGTCCACGGTTTCCCGCTCGACTGGAACCTGTGGAGCGTGGACGACTGGCCGATGAAGCTGCAGTCCGTGCGCGACGTCACCGACCGCCCGGTGTGGGTGACCGAGGTCGGCGTCAGCACGTACGCCAACGAGGAGGTGCAGCGGCTGGGGCTGGAGAAGACGGCGGGGATGCTGATCGGCCGCGCGGAGCGCGTGCACTGGTACTCGCTCTTCGACCTTCCGCGCGCCTGGGGGGCCACCACGCGGCACAAGGAGCGCGAGGGCTCGTCGTACTTCCGCCACTTCCACATGGGCCTCGTCCGCCCGGACGGCACGCCCAAGAAGGCGTTGAGGACCTTCGCGGAGTATGCACCGGAGCTGGGCCTCTGCCAGTGGTTCCACTACGAGGATCCGCGGCTGGACGACGCGGTGCGGTGGTTCCGCGAGCTGGGGGTGAAGAAGGTGCGCACCGGCCTGGCCTGGAGCGACGACCACGACCGCGACGCCGAGGCGTGGTTCGACCGGCAGATGGCCGCGCTGGAGGAGTTCGACGTCACCGTCACCTTCTGCTTCACCCCCGAGTGCCGCGGCGTGGTCCCGCACCACACCAGCCCCCCCCGGGTGGTGGACGAGTTCGCCGACTTCTGCGC
- a CDS encoding TIGR04290 family methyltransferase: MTTIVEPGALSPELLEKRVRELGPWFHNLDLKGVKTAPDHFLGDYPSFKFANFAHVIPPDLTGKTVLDIGCNAGFYSMEMKRRGASRVVGVDSEDLYLNQARFAAGVEGLDIEYRKMSVYDVAALGEKFDFVIFMGVLYHLRHPLLALDLLREHVVGDLLLFQSMQRGSEDSIDVGANHEFWETELFDLPAYPKLHFIEHRYADDPTNWWVPNAACAEAMLRSAGFQVVEHPEQEVYLCRAAAVPDELQRAVYPARTGDGR, translated from the coding sequence ATGACGACCATCGTAGAACCCGGGGCGCTCTCGCCCGAGTTGCTGGAGAAGCGCGTCCGTGAGCTGGGGCCGTGGTTCCACAACCTGGACCTGAAGGGGGTGAAGACGGCCCCCGACCACTTCCTGGGCGACTATCCCAGCTTCAAGTTCGCCAACTTCGCGCACGTTATCCCGCCGGACCTCACGGGGAAGACGGTGCTCGACATCGGCTGCAACGCCGGGTTCTACAGCATGGAGATGAAGCGCCGCGGCGCGTCCCGCGTCGTCGGCGTGGACAGCGAAGACCTGTACCTGAACCAGGCGCGCTTCGCCGCCGGGGTCGAGGGGCTGGACATCGAGTACCGCAAGATGTCGGTGTACGACGTGGCCGCGCTCGGCGAGAAGTTCGACTTCGTCATCTTCATGGGCGTACTCTACCATCTCCGCCACCCGCTCCTGGCGCTCGACCTCCTCCGCGAGCACGTGGTGGGCGACCTGCTCCTCTTCCAGAGCATGCAGCGCGGCTCCGAGGACTCGATCGACGTGGGCGCGAACCACGAGTTCTGGGAGACGGAGCTGTTCGACCTGCCGGCTTATCCCAAGCTGCACTTCATCGAGCACCGCTACGCCGACGACCCCACCAACTGGTGGGTGCCGAATGCCGCCTGCGCCGAGGCCATGCTGCGCAGCGCGGGCTTCCAGGTCGTGGAGCACCCCGAGCAGGAGGTCTACCTCTGCCGTGCCGCTGCCGTCCCGGACGAGTTGCAGCGGGCCGTCTACCCCGCGCGGACGGGAGACGGCCGGTGA